From the Halodesulfovibrio aestuarii DSM 17919 = ATCC 29578 genome, one window contains:
- a CDS encoding class I SAM-dependent methyltransferase, whose amino-acid sequence MRSSRWSMLREFIRDPFSTGTVCSSSPSLCKEIAGNERITNADVVVELGAGTGSLSKHLLRSLKDGAEFISIEKNPHLYKMLVAQHPHSYFLLDCAENLPTILRQRSVGKADVIISSLPWASFSSKQQRELTQAIRTSLKPNGTFITYAYVCGAVLPSFSAFRKQLAQSFCNVDRSRIVWNNFPPAFLYQCRQPVPVLTKTAEIKSSHRSKYSC is encoded by the coding sequence ATGCGTTCATCCCGTTGGAGCATGTTACGAGAATTCATACGCGACCCATTTTCAACTGGTACCGTTTGTTCCAGCAGTCCGAGTCTTTGCAAGGAAATAGCTGGCAACGAACGAATCACTAATGCTGATGTTGTGGTAGAACTTGGGGCTGGCACAGGGAGTCTCTCAAAACATCTTTTACGATCATTGAAAGATGGAGCAGAATTTATTTCCATCGAAAAGAATCCACATCTTTATAAGATGCTTGTGGCTCAACATCCCCATTCTTACTTTTTACTCGATTGTGCGGAAAATCTTCCTACCATATTACGACAAAGGTCTGTGGGCAAAGCAGACGTTATTATTTCGTCACTACCTTGGGCATCATTCTCTTCAAAACAACAGCGCGAACTTACACAGGCAATACGAACAAGCCTGAAGCCCAATGGTACATTTATTACATACGCCTATGTTTGCGGTGCTGTTCTTCCGTCTTTTTCAGCTTTTCGCAAACAACTGGCACAATCATTTTGCAACGTGGATAGATCCAGGATTGTCTGGAACAATTTCCCTCCTGCCTTTCTCTACCAGTGTAGGCAACCTGTTCCAGTATTAACCAAAACAGCAGAGATAAAATCGTCGCACCGATCAAAGTATAGCTGCTAA
- the mtaB gene encoding tRNA (N(6)-L-threonylcarbamoyladenosine(37)-C(2))-methylthiotransferase MtaB yields MSESYTFYAATLGCKINQYETQALREVWVARGFSELDSAAGADFILVNSCAVTAKAVSDVRSTVRQLNRANEAAQIVVTGCAAQVMGDELKELPGVTRIVPQDAKTSLKTWPELKEGMTEPENAFPDFAVTNYNRARAVVKVQDGCSHRCTYCIVPLTRGRSRSRSIADIITEARTLLESGFRELILSGVNLRQFGRDLDGTPDFWDLIDELENALGKKWGGKARFRISSLEPGQLGSKALEVLSRSAMIAPQLHISLQSGSDSVLKRMGRGHYKTAPLLDFLEKLHDVWPTYGLGADILMGFPGETEEEFQETMAYVKAAPFTYAHVFPYSIRPGTAAATMSGQLQKKVKKERAKAVRDLIVEKKQAFLQKLIDEKLPLHIVLQSAEEKKGVSQFYTECYFDTLPFGAGLRNLCTGTAVESEKNGLRVISE; encoded by the coding sequence ATGAGTGAATCATATACGTTTTACGCAGCAACATTGGGCTGCAAAATTAACCAGTACGAAACACAGGCATTGCGCGAAGTGTGGGTTGCTCGCGGTTTTTCAGAATTGGACTCTGCGGCAGGTGCTGATTTTATTCTCGTAAATTCCTGTGCTGTTACAGCTAAAGCTGTGAGTGACGTGCGTTCTACCGTACGCCAGTTGAACAGGGCGAACGAGGCTGCACAGATTGTAGTTACAGGTTGTGCTGCGCAGGTTATGGGTGATGAGCTTAAGGAACTTCCGGGGGTTACGCGTATTGTTCCACAGGACGCAAAAACCTCATTGAAGACATGGCCGGAATTGAAAGAGGGCATGACAGAACCGGAAAATGCATTCCCTGATTTTGCTGTAACGAACTATAATCGTGCTCGCGCTGTGGTAAAAGTGCAGGACGGCTGTTCGCACCGTTGTACATATTGTATCGTGCCGCTCACCCGTGGGCGTTCGCGTTCCCGTAGTATTGCGGATATTATTACAGAAGCTCGTACGCTTCTGGAGTCAGGTTTCAGAGAGCTCATCCTTTCTGGTGTAAACTTGCGCCAATTTGGACGTGATCTTGATGGTACTCCGGATTTTTGGGATTTGATCGACGAATTAGAAAATGCACTAGGCAAAAAATGGGGCGGTAAGGCTCGCTTTAGAATCTCTTCTTTGGAACCTGGACAGCTTGGCTCAAAGGCTCTTGAAGTATTGTCGCGTAGTGCCATGATTGCACCTCAGCTTCATATTTCGTTGCAGTCCGGTAGCGATTCTGTTTTGAAGCGTATGGGACGCGGTCATTATAAAACGGCACCGCTTCTGGATTTTCTGGAGAAACTGCATGATGTATGGCCGACATACGGGCTTGGAGCAGATATTTTGATGGGGTTTCCCGGTGAAACTGAAGAAGAATTTCAGGAAACTATGGCATACGTTAAGGCTGCGCCGTTTACATATGCCCATGTATTCCCATACTCAATCCGTCCCGGGACTGCCGCTGCGACCATGTCTGGCCAACTTCAAAAAAAGGTAAAAAAAGAGCGCGCAAAAGCTGTGCGTGATTTGATCGTTGAGAAGAAACAGGCATTTTTACAGAAGTTAATTGATGAAAAGTTGCCTCTGCATATAGTGTTGCAATCAGCGGAAGAAAAGAAAGGCGTTTCTCAATTCTATACCGAATGTTATTTTGATACTCTTCCGTTTGGCGCCGGGCTGCGAAATCTTTGTACCGGCACAGCTGTAGAATCTGAAAAAAATGGATTGCGGGTTATCTCGGAATAA
- a CDS encoding YicC/YloC family endoribonuclease, translated as MLKSMTGYGRCTHEGDGFTMTWEVRSVNSRHLDLKWRLPMLARSLETRFEKTVRKFGQRGRVEITLNLQIQRAELQAVSFNNAQASAMLDELAKFANERGDDFAPDYTRMLGMSFLWEDSNKEPEKEFAQTLVEGLELALADWNEARATEATALSADMLERTGRMRDWVETITERAPQIKEERFATLRDRLTEVLARVESELEEQRFLQEITVLSDKLDVSEEITRLNAHLERLEELIKGGGEAGKRLDFTLQECFREVNTCGNKIQDQHIARIIVDFKNELEKCREQVQNLE; from the coding sequence ATGCTTAAAAGCATGACAGGATATGGTCGTTGTACTCACGAAGGCGACGGCTTCACCATGACTTGGGAAGTCCGCAGCGTTAACAGCCGCCACCTTGATCTCAAATGGCGTCTTCCAATGCTGGCGCGCTCTCTTGAGACCCGTTTTGAAAAGACGGTACGTAAGTTCGGCCAGCGCGGGCGTGTAGAAATTACTCTTAATTTGCAGATTCAGCGTGCAGAATTACAGGCTGTGTCGTTTAACAACGCTCAGGCTTCTGCAATGCTTGATGAACTTGCAAAGTTTGCAAATGAACGTGGTGATGACTTTGCTCCGGACTACACTCGTATGCTTGGCATGTCTTTCCTGTGGGAAGACAGCAATAAAGAGCCGGAAAAAGAATTTGCCCAGACGCTTGTAGAAGGCCTTGAGCTTGCTCTTGCTGATTGGAACGAAGCACGCGCAACCGAAGCAACTGCACTTTCAGCAGACATGCTTGAACGTACAGGACGCATGCGCGACTGGGTCGAAACTATTACTGAACGTGCACCGCAGATTAAAGAAGAACGCTTTGCTACTCTGCGTGACCGCCTTACAGAAGTGCTTGCTCGTGTTGAATCCGAACTGGAAGAACAGCGTTTCTTACAGGAAATCACTGTACTGTCCGATAAGCTTGATGTGAGTGAAGAAATTACCCGCCTTAATGCTCATCTAGAGCGTCTTGAAGAGCTTATTAAAGGCGGTGGTGAAGCAGGCAAACGTCTTGATTTTACGCTGCAGGAATGTTTCCGCGAAGTGAACACCTGTGGTAACAAAATTCAGGATCAGCATATTGCCCGTATCATCGTTGATTTCAAGAACGAGCTCGAAAAATGCCGGGAACAGGTACAGAATCTGGAGTAG
- a CDS encoding DUF370 domain-containing protein has protein sequence MKSSKLLNIGFGNYVVHHRVVSIVTPTSSPMRRVREDARNEGRLVDATQGRKTRSIIITDSNHVILSAIQAETISQRFLQEDND, from the coding sequence ATGAAAAGCAGTAAGCTGCTTAACATCGGCTTTGGTAATTATGTCGTGCATCACCGTGTTGTAAGCATTGTTACGCCCACGTCTTCTCCTATGCGTCGCGTGCGCGAAGATGCGCGTAACGAAGGGCGGCTTGTAGATGCCACTCAGGGAAGAAAAACTCGATCAATAATTATCACAGATTCAAATCACGTTATTTTATCTGCCATTCAGGCTGAAACTATTAGTCAGCGTTTCCTACAGGAGGATAACGACTAA
- the gmk gene encoding guanylate kinase, with protein sequence MTLDISGNDSSNFDITDRRGIVLVLCAPSGTGKTTLTKRLLKEFPRFSFSISYTTRQPREGEINGKDYYFVSEEEFSKKRDAGFFAEWAEVHGKFYGTPKEATLEMLRHGNDIIFDIDVQGASQLYGNLKQGCYVFILPPSRDELEKRLRGRGTDDEQTIMRRVANAQKELEQAHWFNAWIVNDDLDKAYDQLRSAYIAATLSPQSSPDLVDSIMEDWK encoded by the coding sequence ATGACTCTTGATATTTCCGGCAACGATTCTTCTAATTTTGACATTACTGACCGCCGGGGGATTGTTTTGGTGTTATGTGCACCTTCCGGAACAGGTAAAACTACTTTAACAAAGCGTTTGTTGAAAGAATTTCCACGATTTTCTTTTTCTATTTCATATACAACCCGTCAGCCACGTGAAGGTGAAATAAACGGGAAAGACTACTATTTCGTTTCTGAAGAAGAGTTTTCTAAAAAACGTGACGCTGGATTTTTTGCAGAGTGGGCTGAAGTGCACGGCAAATTTTATGGCACGCCTAAAGAGGCGACGTTGGAGATGCTCAGGCATGGTAACGACATTATTTTTGACATCGATGTGCAGGGGGCAAGCCAGCTTTACGGTAACTTAAAGCAGGGCTGCTATGTATTTATTCTGCCACCTTCCCGCGATGAATTGGAAAAGCGTTTGCGTGGTCGTGGAACAGACGACGAACAGACTATTATGCGCCGTGTTGCGAATGCTCAAAAAGAGCTTGAGCAGGCACATTGGTTCAACGCTTGGATTGTTAATGACGATTTAGATAAAGCATACGACCAGCTGCGCAGTGCATATATCGCTGCAACCTTGTCACCTCAAAGCTCACCGGATCTTGTAGATTCTATTATGGAAGATTGGAAATAG
- the pyrF gene encoding orotidine-5'-phosphate decarboxylase, which produces MANLVIALDYPDKAGALAMAKMLKGADVWVKVGLELFTAAGPEIIGELKEMGFKVFLDMKFFDIPNTVQGAVRSSVRHGVDMVNIHLMGGERMARAAVAGLAEGSADSGVSPILLGVTVLTSMSQEDLPKGMTTSLEDTVLSFATSGKEWGIHGVVCSGFEVDTIKKSCGNDFLCLTPGIRPVSLGDDQRRTMTPAQAVEAGSDYLVVGRPVTGADSPLHAAQEILEAMKI; this is translated from the coding sequence ATGGCAAATCTTGTTATTGCGCTTGATTACCCGGATAAGGCAGGGGCGCTGGCGATGGCTAAGATGCTCAAAGGGGCTGATGTCTGGGTAAAAGTGGGGTTGGAACTTTTTACAGCCGCTGGCCCCGAGATTATTGGTGAACTAAAAGAAATGGGATTCAAGGTCTTTCTAGATATGAAGTTCTTTGATATCCCAAATACAGTTCAAGGTGCGGTACGCTCCAGCGTGCGTCACGGTGTGGACATGGTAAATATTCATCTGATGGGCGGAGAGCGTATGGCTCGTGCTGCTGTAGCAGGACTTGCTGAAGGTTCTGCAGATTCAGGTGTGTCACCAATTTTACTTGGCGTCACAGTGCTTACCTCAATGTCGCAGGAAGATTTGCCTAAAGGAATGACTACATCACTTGAAGATACTGTTCTTTCATTTGCCACCTCCGGCAAAGAGTGGGGTATTCACGGTGTTGTCTGTTCCGGCTTTGAGGTTGATACAATCAAAAAGTCTTGCGGGAACGATTTCCTCTGCTTGACTCCGGGGATCCGTCCGGTTTCCCTTGGTGATGACCAGAGACGTACTATGACTCCGGCACAGGCTGTGGAGGCCGGATCAGATTATCTGGTTGTAGGACGTCCCGTAACCGGCGCCGATTCTCCGTTGCACGCTGCACAGGAGATTTTGGAGGCCATGAAGATTTAA
- a CDS encoding tetratricopeptide repeat protein → MELHEGASNEDRKPIKGIFSTQEVKQVDTGTGVRKSVQKTFWFVEEVDGKVEVQPLNSNYIPAGKKRFITVEDVIRRFQPEPEFYVSTVFPKMQELADTVDRADAHRSSGENFTAEFEYGNALQVDEENVRANFGLGLTYLDRGETSKANNIFERLVKLDAAFETKHKHLFNEFGISLRKNKMTKQALEYYDRALELSGGDDHLFYNIARAHFEKKDYAKCVDFLLKAVNSNPDFEVVLKFFVWLLDKGLVPEARLSEVRTVVRSAEIVANRKEAVAEAVGDGIQLEQRSADESTPVVEKVIDDDDDDLLLQ, encoded by the coding sequence GTGGAATTACATGAAGGGGCTTCGAATGAAGACAGGAAGCCTATCAAAGGCATCTTTTCCACACAGGAAGTGAAGCAGGTTGATACCGGAACTGGTGTTCGTAAGTCTGTGCAGAAAACCTTCTGGTTTGTGGAAGAGGTGGATGGAAAAGTTGAAGTTCAACCTCTAAACTCGAACTATATCCCAGCTGGTAAAAAACGCTTTATAACCGTTGAAGATGTTATTCGTCGTTTTCAGCCGGAACCTGAATTTTATGTAAGTACAGTGTTTCCGAAAATGCAGGAGCTTGCCGATACTGTTGATCGTGCAGACGCACATAGAAGTAGCGGCGAGAATTTTACTGCAGAATTTGAATACGGCAACGCGCTTCAGGTCGATGAAGAAAACGTGCGTGCCAACTTTGGCCTTGGTCTTACCTATCTTGACCGTGGTGAAACCAGCAAAGCTAATAATATCTTCGAGCGCCTTGTTAAATTGGATGCTGCTTTTGAAACAAAGCATAAACATTTGTTCAATGAATTCGGCATTAGTCTTCGCAAGAATAAAATGACAAAACAGGCTCTTGAATATTATGACAGAGCTCTTGAGTTGTCCGGTGGTGATGATCATCTGTTCTACAATATTGCCCGTGCGCATTTTGAAAAGAAAGACTACGCAAAGTGTGTGGACTTTCTTTTGAAAGCTGTTAACAGCAATCCCGATTTCGAAGTAGTTCTAAAGTTTTTTGTATGGCTGCTTGATAAGGGACTAGTGCCCGAAGCGCGTCTTAGTGAGGTGCGCACCGTAGTGCGTTCTGCAGAGATTGTGGCTAATAGGAAAGAAGCAGTTGCTGAGGCCGTAGGCGATGGCATCCAGCTTGAGCAGCGCAGCGCAGATGAAAGCACCCCTGTTGTTGAAAAAGTTATCGATGATGACGATGACGACCTGCTTTTGCAGTAG
- the recJ gene encoding single-stranded-DNA-specific exonuclease RecJ codes for MAKNWVQREGKSAPSELAGWAEELEISKTLIDILWQRGLHSPEEMQQYLSPGLKYLEPLSKWPGLEESASVLAEALLAGKKMAVWGDYDVDGVTSSAVVTQLIQEHGYEIVQHLPNRMEEGYGLNEVWIERLANEGVQLLLTVDCGITDFAPIAKARELGMTVVISDHHLPAETLPDAHAVCNPKLGECPCPHLAGVGVAFFLMCALNVRLAAATGKKADVKELLDLVALGTIADVVSLSGQNRVLVKNGLLKIKEARRPGIAALKEVSGYAAGGAVEAGQVAFGLAPRINAAGRMGKADIALEMLLTDDYERSRQLARELDVMNEERKNEEERILDAAMKQAEAQSDQMGLVLYGDDWHSGVIGIVASRVVERFYKPTLILCSDGEKVKGSGRSISEFHLHEGLCRCKDLLLGFGGHRLAAGMSLEKENLEELRTRFNEVVIEAVGDKPLTATLKFDAPMGFNLAADFTFLKELELLQPFGMGNSEPVFKSPVLLLKSRRIFARKHLKLELLDMDSGITLHAKAWRMVDDILPSMEGRKLRLAYSPRIDRYNGSASVDLKIKDWEFLP; via the coding sequence TTGGCTAAAAATTGGGTACAACGAGAAGGCAAAAGCGCACCTTCCGAGTTAGCTGGATGGGCTGAAGAGCTTGAAATTTCAAAGACACTTATTGACATCCTTTGGCAGCGCGGATTGCACTCTCCTGAAGAGATGCAGCAGTATCTTTCTCCTGGGCTTAAATATCTTGAGCCGCTCAGTAAATGGCCGGGATTAGAAGAGAGCGCTTCTGTACTTGCCGAAGCTCTTCTTGCCGGTAAAAAAATGGCCGTGTGGGGAGACTATGATGTTGATGGTGTCACTTCCTCGGCCGTGGTCACGCAGCTTATACAAGAACATGGATATGAGATTGTCCAGCACCTTCCAAACCGCATGGAGGAAGGGTACGGCCTTAATGAGGTCTGGATTGAACGTCTCGCAAATGAAGGTGTCCAATTACTACTCACCGTCGACTGCGGTATCACAGATTTTGCCCCGATTGCGAAAGCTCGAGAACTCGGCATGACTGTTGTAATCTCCGATCATCATCTACCGGCTGAAACTTTGCCGGATGCACACGCTGTCTGCAACCCGAAACTTGGTGAATGCCCTTGTCCGCACCTCGCCGGTGTCGGAGTTGCATTTTTTCTAATGTGCGCCCTTAATGTTCGTCTTGCTGCAGCTACCGGTAAAAAGGCAGATGTGAAAGAACTACTCGACTTGGTAGCACTTGGAACCATTGCAGACGTGGTCAGCCTTTCCGGTCAGAATAGAGTACTCGTAAAAAACGGGCTGCTTAAGATTAAAGAAGCTCGACGTCCCGGTATCGCGGCATTGAAAGAAGTTTCCGGCTATGCAGCCGGTGGTGCTGTGGAGGCTGGTCAGGTAGCTTTTGGACTGGCGCCGCGTATTAATGCTGCCGGACGTATGGGCAAGGCTGATATTGCTCTTGAAATGCTGCTTACTGATGACTATGAACGTTCCCGCCAGCTCGCACGTGAACTGGATGTGATGAATGAAGAGCGTAAAAATGAAGAAGAGCGTATTCTGGACGCTGCCATGAAACAGGCAGAGGCTCAGTCAGACCAAATGGGACTCGTTCTCTACGGTGATGACTGGCACTCCGGTGTTATCGGCATCGTGGCTTCACGTGTGGTTGAAAGGTTTTATAAACCGACGCTGATTCTTTGCAGCGACGGGGAGAAAGTGAAAGGGTCTGGGCGGTCTATCAGCGAATTTCATCTGCATGAAGGATTGTGCCGTTGTAAGGATCTATTACTTGGTTTCGGTGGGCATAGGTTGGCTGCAGGCATGTCTCTTGAAAAAGAGAATCTTGAAGAGTTACGAACCCGCTTCAACGAGGTTGTTATTGAGGCGGTCGGTGATAAGCCGTTAACTGCTACATTAAAATTCGATGCGCCAATGGGCTTTAATCTTGCGGCGGACTTTACGTTTTTGAAAGAACTGGAGTTATTGCAGCCATTCGGCATGGGGAACAGCGAGCCTGTGTTTAAGTCGCCTGTCCTTTTGCTAAAATCCCGTCGTATCTTCGCGCGTAAACACCTGAAGCTGGAGTTGCTTGATATGGATTCCGGTATTACTTTGCATGCTAAGGCATGGAGAATGGTAGATGATATTCTGCCATCTATGGAGGGAAGAAAGCTGAGGCTTGCTTACTCTCCGCGGATTGACCGGTATAATGGCAGCGCCAGTGTTGATTTGAAAATAAAAGATTGGGAATTTTTGCCGTAG
- a CDS encoding TIGR03905 family TSCPD domain-containing protein, which translates to MYSFVPTGVCAKQILFDVTDGVIHDVKFIKGCPGSLSAISKLLEGKAVQDIIPLLKGTLCGTKNTSCPDRLAEALEEIQKGNTTPYEVKPASNGFNPFA; encoded by the coding sequence ATGTATTCTTTTGTTCCAACCGGCGTCTGCGCCAAGCAGATTCTGTTCGACGTTACTGATGGCGTCATCCACGATGTAAAATTTATAAAAGGCTGTCCAGGCTCCCTTTCCGCAATAAGTAAACTACTTGAAGGCAAAGCCGTCCAAGACATTATTCCCCTTCTTAAAGGTACCCTTTGCGGCACTAAAAATACATCCTGCCCTGACAGACTTGCTGAAGCTCTTGAAGAAATTCAGAAAGGTAATACGACACCATATGAAGTAAAACCTGCATCCAACGGTTTCAATCCGTTTGCATAG
- a CDS encoding Smr/MutS family protein gives MDNNPFKNLNKKSFPDADAPKRKQAKHKKTMAQDEELFSVPSDDDDLFSQAMSSVSSLSGGQGKVKKRTHSSDVTMRMGEVKGFANVSKKKDKKLAAKERSKKAVGSAKTKVEIPEEEAFAAAMMGVHELNSRGRDVVPDVKVDAKKSSAAEDPVKALQELLEGEVEFMLEYTDEYIQGHVQGLDPMVLGKLRAGQYSPEGHLDMHGMVAQEAHEALVHFLRAAYNKGKRTVLLIPGRGKNSPEGYAVLRERIQEWLTREPFKRVVLAFCTAQNKDGGAGALYVLLRKYKKSRGKIQWKRNDVTIDY, from the coding sequence ATGGATAATAATCCTTTTAAGAATTTGAATAAAAAGAGTTTTCCTGACGCAGATGCCCCAAAAAGAAAACAGGCTAAGCATAAGAAGACTATGGCTCAGGATGAAGAATTATTTTCTGTACCTTCTGATGATGACGACTTGTTTTCACAAGCCATGTCCAGCGTTTCTTCTCTAAGTGGCGGACAGGGAAAGGTAAAAAAACGTACACATTCAAGTGACGTTACTATGCGTATGGGTGAAGTGAAAGGTTTTGCGAACGTGTCCAAAAAGAAAGATAAAAAGCTAGCTGCCAAAGAGCGGTCCAAAAAAGCCGTCGGTTCTGCAAAAACAAAAGTTGAGATTCCGGAAGAAGAAGCATTTGCAGCTGCCATGATGGGGGTGCATGAATTGAACAGCAGGGGAAGAGACGTTGTTCCGGATGTAAAGGTGGATGCGAAGAAAAGCTCTGCAGCGGAAGACCCGGTAAAAGCTTTGCAGGAGTTACTGGAAGGTGAAGTAGAATTTATGCTTGAATATACCGACGAGTATATTCAGGGACATGTTCAAGGGTTGGATCCCATGGTTCTGGGAAAGTTGCGTGCAGGACAATATAGTCCGGAAGGGCATCTCGACATGCATGGAATGGTTGCACAGGAAGCACATGAAGCGTTGGTGCATTTTTTACGTGCAGCATATAATAAGGGAAAGCGTACTGTATTGTTGATTCCCGGGCGGGGAAAAAATTCACCTGAAGGGTATGCTGTACTACGTGAACGAATTCAGGAATGGCTTACCCGTGAGCCCTTTAAGCGTGTAGTTCTTGCTTTCTGTACCGCGCAAAATAAGGACGGTGGTGCTGGTGCGCTATACGTCTTATTGAGGAAATATAAAAAGAGCCGTGGTAAAATCCAATGGAAGCGGAACGATGTGACCATTGATTATTAG
- a CDS encoding diguanylate cyclase domain-containing protein, giving the protein MGKLSPSTFVGKSRPALFFIIATCCAIGYHFAVNQWFTATSVVHFFLPLFLGSAIFFFSTHATRQKGKLQEIIRKQSEELSAAQSANAQLHLRLVDVERNSLSSRLELQTMRLKHVQSLPNSTSKFETTFHATPDPMLLADLESGLVTDVNESFLQLLDYKWQDVYNHAVSAVFSWANSNDANEFANALRTGKAVNNLQAISECKYGKNFFALVSMRSVSISGKRTVIIAVRDYSDLHAAQHEIHLYSQALEQSPAGTAILSIDGNVEYVNTRFTQITGYTAEELHGNKVPFLEELSEHAAFSWKTLLATPEWRDDIFATRKDNTKRWLSLSVSQVLEHEVLSRYVLILEDITDKKEQERRIQHMAMHDGLTGVANRRQFKMQLAHSIELQNRSQVPFSLVFIDLNKFKEINDSRGHDFGDEILKKVAKRLKHILREVDLVARPGGDEFLLLLSGVHSLEDLQATLMRIAYHIARQIDFHDSTTTRMTASMGVSICPEHGTNADDLLSKADHAMYACKRTANTPFVIWNPSIDMGEKAS; this is encoded by the coding sequence ATGGGCAAATTATCGCCGTCTACTTTTGTAGGGAAAAGTAGACCGGCTCTCTTCTTCATCATCGCCACATGCTGCGCGATAGGGTATCACTTTGCCGTTAACCAATGGTTCACGGCAACTTCTGTTGTCCACTTTTTTCTTCCACTGTTTCTAGGAAGTGCCATCTTCTTTTTCAGTACCCACGCTACTCGTCAAAAAGGCAAACTCCAAGAAATCATACGCAAACAGAGTGAAGAACTCAGTGCAGCTCAATCAGCAAACGCACAGTTGCATCTGCGGTTGGTGGATGTTGAACGTAACTCACTCTCGTCACGTCTGGAGTTGCAAACCATGCGGTTGAAACACGTTCAGTCTCTCCCAAACTCAACCAGCAAATTTGAAACAACATTTCATGCAACCCCGGATCCCATGCTTCTTGCAGATTTAGAATCCGGCCTTGTGACAGATGTCAACGAAAGCTTTTTACAACTGTTGGATTACAAATGGCAGGATGTCTACAATCATGCCGTCAGTGCTGTTTTCTCATGGGCAAATAGTAACGATGCCAACGAGTTCGCTAATGCCCTGCGTACTGGAAAGGCTGTAAACAATCTTCAGGCGATTTCTGAATGTAAATATGGTAAAAACTTCTTCGCACTTGTTTCCATGCGCTCCGTTTCTATTTCCGGAAAACGCACTGTCATTATTGCGGTACGTGATTATTCTGACCTACATGCGGCTCAGCACGAAATCCATCTGTATTCCCAAGCCCTTGAACAGAGTCCGGCGGGAACAGCTATCCTTTCTATTGATGGGAACGTTGAATACGTAAATACTCGATTTACGCAAATTACCGGCTATACAGCAGAGGAACTTCACGGAAACAAAGTTCCTTTTCTGGAAGAGTTATCAGAACATGCCGCTTTTTCATGGAAAACACTGTTGGCAACCCCAGAATGGCGTGACGATATTTTTGCAACGCGAAAAGACAACACAAAACGCTGGCTTTCTCTCTCTGTCTCACAGGTATTGGAACACGAGGTTCTCTCGCGCTACGTACTCATTCTTGAAGACATAACAGATAAAAAAGAACAAGAACGACGGATTCAACATATGGCTATGCACGATGGGCTGACAGGAGTCGCAAACCGACGTCAGTTCAAAATGCAGCTTGCCCATTCTATCGAGTTGCAAAACCGCAGTCAGGTTCCATTTTCACTCGTCTTTATCGACTTAAACAAATTTAAGGAGATTAACGACTCTCGTGGACACGATTTCGGTGATGAAATTCTCAAAAAAGTTGCAAAACGTCTTAAACACATTTTGCGTGAAGTAGACCTTGTAGCACGTCCCGGTGGTGATGAATTCCTGCTGTTGCTCAGTGGAGTTCATTCTTTAGAAGACCTGCAGGCAACACTAATGCGTATTGCCTACCATATTGCCCGTCAAATAGACTTTCATGATTCAACAACGACGAGAATGACGGCTTCAATGGGGGTTTCAATTTGTCCCGAGCATGGCACAAACGCGGACGACCTCCTATCTAAAGCAGACCATGCAATGTACGCATGTAAACGTACTGCCAACACGCCCTTCGTTATCTGGAACCCATCAATTGATATGGGAGAAAAGGCCTCATAG
- a CDS encoding tetratricopeptide repeat protein: MMKHILFLLLVAACLLSGCSGGVVKANVSSNPTGVSGKLNREAELAYAKAHVLWKNGVCENPAKAAGLLREALRLEPEYGEAWLRRGRLLIQFAEYEAAVRDLDKAVRYYPKSISYAYRGYAEFGLGNYLGAQKNYDMALDLDSANGTAWNFLGELLIAELKVDEGCEALAEGAELGFNAPYDDALASGVCVQN, from the coding sequence ATGATGAAGCATATTTTATTTTTGTTATTAGTAGCTGCTTGTTTACTCTCTGGCTGTTCTGGCGGCGTTGTTAAGGCCAATGTGTCATCCAACCCGACAGGTGTTTCCGGAAAACTGAATCGTGAGGCCGAACTTGCATATGCAAAAGCTCATGTCTTGTGGAAAAATGGTGTGTGCGAAAACCCTGCAAAAGCAGCTGGTTTACTTCGTGAAGCTCTTCGACTTGAGCCGGAGTATGGTGAGGCTTGGTTACGACGTGGGCGTTTATTGATCCAATTTGCCGAATATGAAGCCGCAGTTCGGGACCTTGATAAGGCTGTGCGGTATTACCCGAAAAGCATCTCTTATGCTTATAGAGGGTACGCAGAGTTTGGTCTGGGGAACTACTTGGGAGCCCAAAAAAATTATGACATGGCACTGGATTTAGATTCTGCCAATGGCACTGCCTGGAATTTCCTAGGTGAGCTTCTAATAGCCGAACTAAAAGTTGATGAAGGGTGCGAAGCTTTGGCTGAAGGGGCAGAACTTGGGTTTAACGCTCCATATGATGATGCCCTCGCTAGTGGTGTCTGCGTACAAAATTAA